A DNA window from Schistocerca gregaria isolate iqSchGreg1 chromosome 2, iqSchGreg1.2, whole genome shotgun sequence contains the following coding sequences:
- the LOC126335012 gene encoding uncharacterized protein LOC126335012, translated as MLVALFVFATAAAAPLTARGPAAHGEQQPLPTGGAAPPRGEDTVGDVDVVTTPTPPSATGADHSVPHLETTTEQQGADMSEGSGHPPHSTAGESEANEFKKTPKHYTTSSVFFGFVGSLSTRRSSETPLSTRDKSFHPTQTPASTGVGVETSFGVSQNVHLSSEKELRPRKATPSGSQFPLEDSVSATSEEGLSSPTSNIVEQREQQPKTVSTTEKLPSRVISSTHHWMTSPRDVDSVVADTPVLSRLSRFQKAELNSSASSVADGNITHTYVVYQSSGGSNGESQNTGERLDFSGSKSTFSSSGNGDNTVVEVEISKPEMAAAEKETEEIIIRDATLIIVFSCLAVLVLVVCKIIRYVMDYKLSRYEERMQNAGVRPC; from the coding sequence CCGCTGCGGCGCCACTGACGGCACGAGGGCCTGCCGCCCACGGGGAGCAGCAGCCTCTTCCCACGGGGGGCGCTGCACCGCCGCGTGGTGAGGACACGGTGGGAGACGTGGATGTGGTCACCACGCCTACCCCACCGTCCGCCACCGGCGCGGACCACTCAGTTCCTCACCTGGAAACAACCACCGAACAGCAAGGCGCCGACATGTCTGAGGGGAGCGGGCATCCACCTCATTCAACCGCGGGTGAAAGTGAAGCGAACGAATTTAAAAAGACTCCCAAGCATTATACTACATCTTCTGTGTTTTTCGGGTTCGTAGGAAGTTTAAGCACACGCCGCTCTTCTGAAACACCACTTTCGACGCGTGATAAATCTTTTCATCCCACCCAGACTCCTGCTTCGACTGGTGTGGGTGTCGAAACATCCTTTGGTGTCTCACAAAACGTGCACTTATCCTCTGAGAAAGAACTTCGCCCACGTAAAGCCACTCCAAGCGGTTCCCAGTTTCCTTTAGAAGACTCGGTTTCAGCCACCAGTGAAGAAGGGTTGTCTTCCCCAACGTCCAACATCGTGGAGCAGCGAGAACAACAGCCGAAAACGGTGTCAACAACGGAGAAACTGCCCTCTCGCGTCATCAGCTCTACCCACCATTGGATGACGTCTCCACGGGACGTAGATAGCGTCGTAGCTGATACACCAGTCCTGTCTCGTCTTTCGAGGTTCCAGAAAGCTGAGCTCAACTCGAGTGCTTCTTCCGTGGCGGATGGGAACATCACACATACTTATGTAGTGTATCAGTCAAGCGGAGGTTCCAACGGCGAGTCTCAGAATACAGGCGAGCGATTGGACTTCAGCGGTTCGAAGTCTACGTTCTCGTCCTCAGGAAACGGCGACAATACAGTGGTAGAGGTCGAGATCTCGAAGCCAGAGATGGCCGCTGCCGAGAAGGAAACGGAGGAGATTATCATAAGGGACGCTACCCTCATCATTGTGTTCAGCTGCCTCGCTGTGCTCGTCCTCGTAGTCTGCAAAATCATCAGATACGTCATGGACTACAAACTGAGCAGGTACGAGGAGAGGATGCAGAACGCTGGAGTGAGGCCTTGTTGA